Proteins from one Papaver somniferum cultivar HN1 unplaced genomic scaffold, ASM357369v1 unplaced-scaffold_158, whole genome shotgun sequence genomic window:
- the LOC113337192 gene encoding uncharacterized protein LOC113337192, with protein sequence MYNYSLCRRIGNLLIQYSGIFFGAATKSCADPISIIFWSIILRRKQLELLLLILPFGYLDLPTERLLVSMDKKLEIMPMADGRKMTAGRYILGLVVSSGCKICHVD encoded by the exons ATGTATAATTAT TCACTGTGTAGAAGGATTGGTAATCTTTTGATCCAGTATAGTGGGATTTTCTTTGGGGCCGCCACAAAAAGCTGTGCAGATCCAATCTCCATCATCTTCTG GAGCATAATTTTGCGGAGAAAGCAACTGGAATTACTGCTGCTTATTCTTCCTTTTGGTTATCTGGATCTGCCGACTGAAAGGCTGCTGGTCAGTATGGATAAA AAACTTGAAATTATGCCAATGGCAGATGGGAGGAAGATGACGGCAGGCCGTTATATTCTGGGTTTGGTTGTAAGCAGTGGCTGCAAGATTTGTCATGTAGATTGA
- the LOC113337159 gene encoding protein trichome birefringence-like 14: MHRDMKGGGLLHGLRGKQISLILIALVCTTIFVWAWDRSSFLTTFVPSEDQLLVPSPDAPDVTSTKPEISVKEEILPAVTEEDLKTDQEDKSSNEATIIDSPTQTTTETDDSVKENISNLDLEGESRTDQADKNVDADSTTKSPTNTDDGDKIDSSTENKGGENDAEEAGKTSEVVTLSDSSTTTPDKIIDDLNEITSSAEKKGGVAASDGESGTEQAAKSSEIVPSVSSDTKSSTKASIDDNDKTAEQKDITMVVSQTETSPKKDLEEKKKSDATKVFDNSVSSANQTFSQGAENDNSAAANMKKKETCDYAKGRWEEGKPLYSGFGCKQWLSGMWACRLTQRTDFAYEKFRWKPFSCEMPEFDGESFLKRMKDKTIAIIGDSLGRQQFQSLMCMVTGGEFREDVVDVGWEYGLVKARGATRPDGWAYRFPSTNTTILYYWSASLCDLDPINPGDKATDWAMHLDRPPAFLRRYLDRFDVLVLNTGHHWNRGKLNANRWVMHVGGVRNTDRKLAEIGRAKNFTVYSIVKWVDQQLPTHPRLKAFFRTISPRHFFHGDWNTGGSCDNTVPLAGGKEVTQDESLDHSASGAVKGTNVKLLDITAISQLRDEGHISRYSIKATPGMQDCLHWCLPGIPDTWNELMIAQL, from the exons ATGCATAGGGATATGAAAGGAGGAGGATTGTTACATGGATTGAGGGGTAAACAAATCTCTCTTATACTTATCGCTCTCGTATGCACAACAATTTTCGTTTGGGCATGGGACAGATCCTCGTTTCTTACAACATTCGTGCCATCAGAGGACCAGTTATTGGTGCCTTCTCCAG ATGCACCTGATGTAACATCTACAAAACCAGAAATTAGTGTGAAGGAAGAGATATTGCCTGCTGTTAcagaagaagatttaaagacggaTCAAGAAGATAAGAGTTCCAATGAGGCAACGATAATTGACTCCCCAACACAAACTACTACTGAAACAGATGATAGTGTGAAGGAGAACATATCGAACCTAGATCTTGAAGGAGAGTCGAGGACTGATCAAGCAGATAAAAATGTAGATGCTGATTCTACCACTAAGAGTCCCACAAATACGGATGATGGCGACAAGATTGATTCCTCAACTGAAAATAAAG GAGGAGAAAACGATGCAGAGGAAGCAGGAAAGACATCTGAAGTTGTAACTCTATCTGATTCTTCAACAACCACTCCTGATAAAATTATAGATGATTTAAACGAGATCACTTCCTCGGCTGAGAAGAAAGGTGGAGTGGCGGCATCAG ATGGAGAATCGGGAACTGAGCAAGCAGCAAAGAGTTCTGAGATTGTACCATCAGTTAGTTCTGATACAAAGAGCTCTACCAAGGCAAGCATAGATGATAACGATAAAACTGCAGAGCAGAAAG ATATCACGATGGTCGTCTCGCAGACTGAAACAAGTCCTAAAAAGgatcttgaagaaaagaaaaaatcagaTGCGACAAAGGTTTTTGATAACTCAGTAAGTTCTGCAAACCAAACTTTTTCTCAAGGGGCGGAAAATGATAACTCAGCTGCTGCCAATATGAAAAAGAAAG AAACTTGTGATTATGCCAAAGGCAGATGGGAGGAAGGCAAACCGTTATATTCTGGGTTTGGTTGTAAGCAGTGGTTGTCAGGTATGTGGGCTTGTAGATTGACTCAACGGACAGATTTTGCCTATGAAAAATTTCGCTGGAAGCCATTTAGCTGTGAGATGCCAGAATTTGATGGAGAATCATTCTTAAAAAG GATGAAGGACAAAACGATTGCAATTATTGGGGATTCCTTAGGGAGACAGCAGTTCCAATCTCTGATGTGTATGGTTACAGGTGGTGAGTTTAGGGAAGATGTTGTAGATGTTGGGTGGGAATATGGACTTGTTAAAGCTCGTGGTGCTACGCGCCCAGATGGCTGGGCTTATCGATTCCCAAGCACCAATACCACAATTCTCTATTATTGGTCTGCAAGTCTTTGTGATTTGGATCCTATCAACCCGGGTGACAAAGCTACAGACTGGGCGATGCATTTGGATCGACCCCCAGCATTCTTACGCCGTTATCTCGACAGATTTGATGTGTTAGTTCTCAATACAGGTCATCATTGGAATAGAGGGAAACTTAATGCAAATCGATGGGTTATGCATGTAGGAGGTGTACGCAACACCGATAGAAAGCTTGCAGAGATTGGGCGTGCCAAAAATTTCACAGTTTACAGTATTGTCAAGTGGGTTGATCAGCAGCTCCCAACACATCCACGGCTAAAAGCCTTTTTCAGGACCATCTCGCCTCGGCATTTCTTCCATGGTGATTGGAATACTGGTGGAAGTTGCGATAATACAGTCCCACTTGCCGGAGGAAAAGAAGTTACCCAAGATGAGTCTCTTGATCATAGTGCTTCTGGGGCTGTCAAAGGTACAAATGTTAAGCTTTTGGATATAACTGCAATTTCTCAGTTGAGAGATGAAGGTCATATTTCACGGTACAGCATTAAAGCGACACCAGGTATGCAAGATTGTCTTCACTGGTGTTTACCTGGTATCCCTGATACATGGAATGAGCTAATGATCGCACAATTGTAG